In the Gossypium raimondii isolate GPD5lz chromosome 9, ASM2569854v1, whole genome shotgun sequence genome, one interval contains:
- the LOC105800519 gene encoding imidazoleglycerol-phosphate dehydratase 1, chloroplastic, with protein MELSISSRLLNTSSAAAATALLKSKPRVHNRHTSIPLLPLKHPFSPLTLKQMSNNSQSTLSCSSLPQNNTPPAPSSPSTASGRIGEVKRVTKETNVWVKINLDGTGVANSSTSIPFLDHMLDQLASHGLFDVHVKATGDIHIDDHHTNEDVALALGTALLQSLGDRKGINRFGDFSAPLDEALIHVSLDLSGRPHLSYDLNIPTARVGTYDTQLVEHFFQSLVNTSGMTLHIRQLAGKNSHHIIEATFKAFARALRQATEYDPRRLGTIPSSKGVLSRS; from the exons ATGGAGCTTTCCATTTCTTCTCGCCTACTCAACACCTCCTCCGCCGCCGCCGCAACTGCGCTACTAAAGTCCAAGCCCAGAGTTCATAATAGACATACCTCAATCCCTCTTCTCCCTCTCAAACACCCATTCTCCCCTCTCACTTTGAAACAAATGAGTAACAATTCCCAGTCAACGCTTTCTTGTTCCTCTCTTCCCCAAAACAACACCCCTCCTGCCCCATCTTCCCCTTCAACCGCATCAG GTCGGATTGGAGAAGTGAAAAGGGTAACGAAAGAGACGAATGTGTGGGTTAAGATAAACTTGGATGGCACCGGAGTTGCTAATTCTAGTACAAGTATTCCCTTTCTCGATCATATGTTGGAT CAATTAGCCTCTCATGGTCTGTTCGATGTGCACGTCAAGGCTACTGGCGATATTCATATTGATGATCATCACACCAATGAAGATGTTGCCCTTGCTCTTGGGACG GCATTGCTTCAGTCACTTGGTGATCGTAAAGGGATTAACCGGTTTGGTGATTTTTCAGCTCCTCTCGATGAAGCATTGATACATGTTTCACTG GATTTATCTGGCCGACCGCATTTAAGTTATGATTTAAACATTCCCACTGCAAGAGTTGGAACATATGACACTCAG TTAGTGGAGCATTTTTTCCAGTCATTGGTCAATACTTCTGGCATGACACTACACATAAGGCAG CTTGCTGGAAAAAATTCGCATCATATAATCGAGGCAACCTTTAAGGCTTTCGCTAGGGCTCTTAGGCAGGCAACAGAGTATGATCCACGTCGCCTTGGGACTATACCGAG CTCAAAAGGAGTTCTATCAAGATCTTGA